From Deltaproteobacteria bacterium, a single genomic window includes:
- a CDS encoding Hsp20/alpha crystallin family protein, protein LQGKDDEKVRGGKDEIAIDARGVSDRVFIEIRTGNREETMPIDDFDQMRNRIHRLMGEFFKEVKPLSYQPKRSFHPPMDIYETGDSLVIVMEIAGVRGDDIQVLFEKSLLSISGTRTEFSPSSKTQLHQMEIDYGLYRRREVEDCQTLFSSQAD, encoded by the coding sequence TCTTCAAGGAAAGGACGATGAAAAAGTGAGAGGTGGTAAGGATGAAATCGCTATTGACGCCAGAGGGGTTTCTGATAGAGTTTTTATAGAAATCAGAACGGGAAATCGGGAGGAAACTATGCCGATCGATGACTTCGACCAAATGAGGAACCGAATCCATCGACTTATGGGAGAATTTTTCAAAGAGGTGAAACCTCTGAGTTACCAGCCCAAGCGGTCCTTTCACCCGCCGATGGACATTTATGAAACCGGAGACAGCCTGGTCATTGTTATGGAGATCGCCGGCGTGAGAGGCGATGATATTCAAGTCCTTTTCGAAAAGAGCCTCCTTTCCATTTCCGGAACGAGAACCGAATTCAGCCCTTCTTCCAAGACCCAGCTCCATCAAATGGAGATTGACTACGGGCTATACCGAAGAAGAGAAGTTGAGGATTGCCAAACATTATTTAGTTCCCAGGCAGATTGA